TAATATTCTGTTGACTATTCTCGTCCGTTCACTTTGATCTTTGATAGCGCGATATTAAAACGATGATACTCGAATTATGTTTTGATTAACTTGACtatggaattttataataaaattaaaatataagactgcacaaattatttaaatatttactgaacaaattattttaatatatgtaataagttaagtagtttgtgtaataaatattttaatactcaaatattttatattattattatgttctctCTTCTGCTTGTATAAGTtttcttttacaataaaatttacgtCACTGAATTGCAAATACCCTGATTTGTTTTAGTTACAAAATgaagttaaattaattcaatttatttattttgacaattttaaatatatttacatcagAACCTtcgttttgtttaaaaacatctaaaaataataatccaataaaaTATGAGTTCTATCAAAAGGAAAATAATACTCACAACTCGATCTTTAGAAGTACGCGTTGCAAGGACTTTATAGTTAGCGTTAGAatgtaaatctttaaaataactgaaaaataaacagaaaaattttgaatatattttaattatcagtCTCTATCAATCTGCTTTCGGTCATGTTAAAAGCCATCAGTGAACAAGAGTAGCTGAAAGCAAAGTTCATTAGAGTAATTAAATCTTTGGCCACTGCGTTCAACGGTTCAAAGCTTTTAATCAATTTTCAATAGTCCATATAATAGTGATGTGGTTTTGAATGAAATACGAGTGATTTGAGTGTACAAGTCGGGAAGTTGTAAGTATATATAGcatgcttttgctcgcggctttgcccgcgtgaaggagttttcgggataaaagtcccgctaaaaggatccgatttaattatattaatggcTTAccattttggtcatagtggcttctaCGTATATCTACTATGTATGTTGTCCCGGagttttatttagaactatttaagacaaacatgTATATGTACATGCATATGTAATATAGGATATattacatcatctttgtctaactccaacggtttaggcagcgtacgccaagataattttattccgatttacttgatttgtatcgttataatatgaccaaattacacaaaatcattatatattgtagcttatgtgttattacaatgtataaccaatattactgtaaagttttatccaaatccgttcagtagttttttcgtgaaagaggaacaaacatacatacatacatcttgccaaactttcgcatttataatataagtaggattaTGAGTTAGTTCCTACACTTCGTATAAGTAATGGTGATCAAAACATCGCAAGGAAAGTTACTTACCTAAGAAATCTACATTAGAAAAGTGTTTGAAGGTATTTCCTAAGCCTGTcaagccgcactaggccagcgttatGGTCAAGGACTCTCAGTAGCAAAGGAGCCCCGagccaacagtgggacaatatttaGTACAGTAGTagtataggtattattattatttggataGACATGAACgcttattttatagtttttgtagataagaaatattttaaatgtttcttttttgtgtGAATTGTGTTTATGGATAAAACTAAGCGCTTAAAGAAATAAGTCATTCAATATTAACTGTGTAGGTACTACAGTAAAATAACCTGATGAATTCGAAGAAACTTTCTAAATTACAAAGTTCAATAAAATAAGCGAACTAAAATGTGAGCAATTCAATTGAGTTGAAaggaaaaatctaaatttattttgtacgaaatCACTTCATCATGTGTTGTGAGAAAATGTAGTTCGAAGTTTGAAATGCTTTTATGATATCACgttaattttttcttctttaagttcaggttgtgtttttttttttgtattgtcattttgtttttaatatttacttacctgATAAACAAATGTTTCGTCAAAGAATGGATTGCAGGTTTTCTTCTTTTGTTTCGTCTGTAGCACTCTTCGTTCGTCAGGCATCAGTTGTATTCTGTGAAATACACATCGCTGTTAATTAAATGTCTTTTGCATTACAGTAATTGATAGGCTATTTGTAATATGTAAAGTTTTATaggaaactatttttatagaaaatactaTTGTAAGACCTCGATATTACCAACACTGAACCACAGTACTCAATATTTAAGGTAGAAAGTAGTCCAAAACAGATCGATTTCAATTCTTGaatttaaagcaatataaatTGAGGACGTAATCCAAAGACCATATTTATTCtcaatgtaaaaattaacaatataataacaactGTAAACGACTTAACGACGTTGTgaataatttgtgtaaaaaatgtatgtaattaattaaagctAAGTACTTACTTGATGTAGGGATCGCAAGCGTTGGCAAGCGCTGGAGTGCGAGAGGGCAGATGTTTCGCCTTTATTATATGCACTTGTAGCCTTTCGGTTCCAGCCTCGTACTTCAACGTGAACCACACTCGGCCCTTGGGAAATTCAAATGAAAGCTTATTACGTACACGTCATGGTGCGATTTTGCGCCGATTCATTTGttaaaactgttgttttttaattatttaatttcgctttttatatacaaatgtttgcgtaaattaattatctagttgtttagttttaataagaCATATTACGTACGCGTCACTAAAAAGTGgccttattttttttctctcatGTTTTAATGTGGTATGAGGAATAAGCCGCTAtagaatgttttgtttatacatatacatatgtatgtatggcCGACAAAGGCTAAGACCTCGTTACTTGATACAACGCCTAGGTCCCTCGCTACTTGATAGCTTAATATTTccataaaaggaataaatctggtgctcaaatta
The sequence above is a segment of the Manduca sexta isolate Smith_Timp_Sample1 unplaced genomic scaffold, JHU_Msex_v1.0 HiC_scaffold_2229, whole genome shotgun sequence genome. Coding sequences within it:
- the LOC119192008 gene encoding synaptotagmin-15-like, with amino-acid sequence NTADLGVLDPALYKTDCLDEDLMWPEGHVGRVWFTLKYEAGTERLQVHIIKAKHLPSRTPALANACDPYIKIQLMPDERRVLQTKQKKKTCNPFFDETFVYQ